The Cystobacter fuscus DSM 2262 genome includes a region encoding these proteins:
- a CDS encoding tetratricopeptide repeat protein, with amino-acid sequence MRLVLLLWTALLLTPFAAHAKAPSAKELVKQAERLYDQKKYVEAAEALEKANEQAPDSRLVYNIARAYDQAGRAREAISYYEQYMTDGEDAQLRKRARSAVDRLRLQQQKEEAAAAAAEAERKRMQDEAEAAQRRMEAEREAARQAEAANQLRLEEAHRDALAERKRTQITSFALGGLAVAGVGMGVVFGVQAGNARAHFDNAQDLDTKLAARTATRSNALLADIGYGVGLVSAVAAVLLYPRQPAPVAGQARLISAPRGSGAGVEVSF; translated from the coding sequence ATGAGATTGGTCCTGCTTCTGTGGACGGCCCTGCTGCTCACCCCCTTCGCGGCACACGCCAAGGCCCCCTCCGCCAAGGAGCTCGTGAAACAGGCGGAGCGGCTGTATGACCAGAAGAAGTACGTGGAGGCCGCCGAGGCGCTCGAGAAGGCGAACGAGCAGGCCCCCGACTCGCGGCTCGTCTACAACATCGCCCGCGCGTACGACCAGGCGGGCCGGGCGCGCGAGGCCATCAGCTACTACGAGCAGTACATGACGGACGGCGAGGACGCGCAGCTGCGCAAGCGCGCGCGCTCGGCGGTGGATCGCTTGCGTCTGCAGCAGCAGAAGGAAGAGGCGGCGGCGGCGGCGGCGGAAGCCGAACGCAAGCGCATGCAGGACGAGGCCGAGGCGGCCCAGCGGCGCATGGAGGCGGAGCGCGAGGCGGCCCGGCAGGCGGAAGCAGCCAACCAGCTGCGGCTCGAGGAGGCGCACCGGGACGCGCTCGCGGAGCGCAAGCGCACGCAGATCACTTCCTTCGCCCTGGGAGGCCTGGCGGTGGCGGGCGTCGGCATGGGCGTCGTCTTCGGGGTGCAGGCGGGGAACGCCCGCGCCCACTTCGACAACGCCCAGGACCTGGACACCAAGCTCGCCGCGCGCACCGCCACCCGGAGCAACGCGCTGCTGGCGGACATCGGCTATGGCGTGGGCCTCGTCAGCGCCGTGGCGGCCGTGCTGCTCTATCCCCGGCAGCCCGCGCCCGTGGCGGGACAGGCCCGGTTGATCTCCGCGCCCCGGGGCTCGGGCGCGGGTGTGGAGGTGAGCTTCTGA
- a CDS encoding ABC transporter substrate-binding protein, translating into MRALWMTGVLSVLASGCSFTTAAGLDECETSADCGSDRVCTPEKLCLPLPVGCGTVYGSQSPDAIPIGGLFPVHSGTGVGAPIDESDEQALNAAVLAVEQINQRGIGGKQLALYFCDTGNDVGRAQRQAEWLVKEKKVPAMITAGSSQTLQVAQAVTIAASVVTLSYSATSPEVTDLPDKNGGQVGFVWRTSASDAIQGSVIANLLRNDARFGAPKKVGIFYVNDPYGQGLFNIVSERLDATPKVENEGDSYTRQGDVKAALDTLNQFDPDLTVLVGFASDVTTILTEAATRPNLQRSVHKWLFSDSVKDVAVLANGTASAQAQGFYGTAPAQGTGQAFRAFQSSFKDRFNKDPSAYAYTSNAYDAMYLLALGASYAQGTSGAVTGPKLAEGLTKVSSVQNSPVQLTSSSFTSLAAELAAGRSVNVDGASGALDFNNDTGEAPSPVELWQVAGNNFATIETIPAPRTTP; encoded by the coding sequence ATGCGCGCACTATGGATGACGGGAGTGTTGTCGGTGCTGGCCAGTGGGTGCAGCTTCACCACGGCCGCGGGGCTCGACGAGTGCGAGACGAGCGCGGACTGTGGCAGCGACCGGGTCTGCACCCCCGAGAAGCTGTGCCTGCCGCTGCCCGTGGGCTGCGGCACCGTGTACGGCTCCCAGAGCCCGGATGCCATTCCCATCGGGGGCCTGTTCCCCGTGCATTCCGGCACGGGCGTGGGCGCGCCCATCGACGAGTCGGATGAGCAGGCGCTCAACGCCGCGGTGCTGGCGGTGGAGCAGATCAACCAGCGAGGCATTGGCGGCAAGCAGCTCGCCCTGTACTTCTGCGACACGGGCAACGACGTGGGGCGCGCCCAGCGGCAGGCCGAGTGGCTGGTGAAGGAGAAGAAGGTGCCGGCGATGATCACCGCCGGCAGCAGCCAGACGCTCCAGGTGGCCCAGGCGGTGACCATCGCCGCGAGCGTGGTCACCCTGAGCTACAGCGCCACCTCGCCCGAGGTGACGGACCTGCCGGACAAGAATGGCGGGCAGGTGGGATTCGTGTGGCGCACCTCGGCCTCGGACGCCATCCAGGGCAGCGTCATCGCGAACCTGCTGCGCAACGACGCCCGCTTCGGCGCCCCCAAGAAGGTGGGCATCTTCTACGTGAACGATCCCTATGGGCAGGGGCTCTTCAACATCGTCTCCGAGCGACTCGACGCGACCCCGAAGGTGGAGAACGAAGGGGACTCGTATACGCGCCAGGGAGACGTCAAGGCGGCGCTGGACACGCTCAACCAGTTCGATCCGGACCTCACCGTGCTGGTGGGCTTCGCCAGCGACGTCACCACCATCCTCACCGAGGCCGCCACCCGGCCCAACCTCCAGCGCAGCGTGCACAAGTGGCTGTTCTCCGACAGCGTGAAGGACGTGGCCGTGCTGGCCAATGGCACGGCGTCCGCCCAGGCGCAGGGCTTCTATGGCACGGCGCCGGCCCAGGGCACGGGGCAGGCCTTCCGCGCCTTCCAGAGCAGCTTCAAGGACCGCTTCAACAAGGACCCGAGCGCCTACGCCTATACCTCCAATGCCTATGACGCCATGTACCTGCTGGCCCTGGGCGCCTCCTACGCCCAGGGAACCAGCGGAGCCGTGACGGGCCCGAAGCTGGCCGAGGGCCTGACGAAGGTCTCGTCCGTGCAGAACAGCCCCGTCCAGCTCACCAGCAGCAGCTTCACGAGTCTCGCCGCGGAGCTCGCCGCGGGCCGGAGCGTCAACGTGGATGGAGCCAGCGGCGCCCTGGACTTCAACAACGACACCGGCGAGGCGCCCTCCCCCGTGGAGCTGTGGCAGGTGGCCGGCAACAACTTCGCGACCATCGAGACCATCCCGGCGCCCAGGACCACGCCGTGA
- a CDS encoding DUF5335 family protein has translation MGYAAEIPRRSWFAYFELLSERASSHPLRLEVEAGQGASWRMEQALPLVGIDVESREPGSLEVTVGTLRREFTHHVSEPEHVHLLMDDEGNIQCIRIEDRDGARSLLYFEGGEPVPAWFHAEAPGADGAASWA, from the coding sequence ATGGGTTATGCGGCGGAGATTCCCCGGCGGAGCTGGTTCGCCTACTTCGAGCTGTTGAGCGAGCGGGCGTCGAGTCATCCCCTCCGGCTGGAGGTGGAGGCCGGACAGGGAGCGTCGTGGCGGATGGAGCAGGCGCTGCCGCTGGTGGGCATCGACGTGGAGTCGCGGGAGCCGGGCAGTTTGGAGGTGACGGTGGGCACGCTGCGCCGGGAGTTCACCCACCACGTCAGTGAGCCGGAGCACGTGCACCTGCTCATGGACGACGAGGGCAACATCCAGTGCATCCGCATCGAGGACCGGGACGGGGCCCGGAGCCTGCTGTACTTCGAGGGCGGGGAGCCGGTACCGGCCTGGTTCCACGCGGAGGCTCCGGGCGCGGACGGGGCGGCGTCCTGGGCGTAG
- the gspG gene encoding type II secretion system major pseudopilin GspG, with product MKKGARHHRARGMTLIEIMVVITILGLIMAAVGVSVLTQLDQAKQRRARMDFHALGNALKVYYAKKGRFPDTASGLRGLVDNRILEGLPKDPWGNEYVYVNEGGKPRITSYGGDGVSGGDANDADLCSCDPEPEGGTGS from the coding sequence ATGAAGAAGGGGGCGCGGCACCACCGGGCACGCGGCATGACGCTCATCGAGATCATGGTCGTCATCACCATCCTGGGTCTCATCATGGCCGCGGTGGGAGTGTCCGTGCTTACCCAGCTGGACCAGGCCAAGCAGCGCCGGGCGCGGATGGACTTCCACGCCCTGGGTAACGCGCTCAAGGTGTACTACGCCAAGAAGGGCCGCTTCCCAGACACGGCCTCCGGCCTGCGCGGGCTGGTGGACAACCGCATCCTGGAAGGGCTGCCCAAGGACCCCTGGGGCAATGAGTACGTCTATGTGAATGAAGGGGGCAAGCCGCGCATCACCTCCTATGGGGGCGATGGGGTGTCCGGAGGAGACGCCAACGACGCGGACCTGTGTTCGTGTGACCCGGAGCCGGAAGGTGGGACGGGCTCCTGA
- a CDS encoding type I polyketide synthase, translated as MDAIAVVGLGCVLPNAHRVSDFWTSISTGRISLAKVPARAWDHSLYFSPDRTMPDRAHADVGGFINDFVFDWRKYKVPPADAQNVHPLQWMILEAGTQALSEVRVLPRETTGILLGATSLGWQRDSGMHIRLEDMLDAVRTTDEFRALPLTRQQEVLEITAQRLRARLKECSDDNVVGSSASVAVGRINMQFDLKGLHYSVDAGYSSALAALDLAVRGLRDGEFDLAVAGGVSEMLTPLEFIAFSKLGGLSYKGHVRPFSDDSDGTLLGEGVSLFALKRLEDAERDGETIYAVLRGIGGSSDGRGKSLVAPRREGQALAMRRAIEDAGVDPTSVQYVECHATGTQVGDASEVQALASIYTGAPGSIALGSVKANIGHLRAGAGAAGLLKAVLSLHHGQIPPQPGVERVNPKLELERTPFFVPRKAQPFRPGTTPLAAVSSFSFGGNNYHAVLEAYRPGHGRTPQPRRHQAEPLAIIGMGGMFPGAPSVEALWKRLLEGHDATREVPPERWKAERYSHPDRKDRTYTKLGCWLENLPSPTLEMRIPPAAWASLDPSHVVTLLSAEQALKDAGYAADKWNRERVALALGFLPYQGIKFLADTRVRWAEFARELRETLEKSGMPEWMRNVILKGAEERYKAGLPPISEDSLTGYLGSLNAGRISSLYDFHGPHMVMDSACASSLAALHAAAKLLNHRQADVVLTGGVWADMSPEFFVAGCRFNALSSRGSSPFSANADGFVPGEGAGVLVLKRLSDAERDGDRIHSVIRAIAGSSDGKGRSVLPPSEMGETLAMRRALTAANVPPTSVDYVECHGTGTALGDVVETKSTHNAYGEGRTRPLLIGSVKSNIGHLNAAAGVAGMIKVTRAMQEHLLPRSLKSEPRNPKIPQGLEVVTEQREWPVPMGGGPRRAGVSSFGVGGSNFHAILEEYKAPSPRTAGKEPEPGKKESVKKEAGPVKEAAPMKKEEAAVKREGEPVKKETEPADAEPRLIAVAGADARACLTQLDRLCEATGALEDTRRVPEGPYRVAVTARTREELRKKRDFLRKAVETGGDMEFLGQSGIFAAGPDAPLRGAPVAITFPGQGGQYANMLRPLARAYPVVQATLDEADRVYLHLTGRTLTSSFYTEDAKGYRQNDEDIHAAVFLVNVALYRLLRAHGIRADVLVGQSAGELAALVAAGTLTLEEGLRAIHSRTLAVLEMPTVDPGQMAALTCASEQVPELIAGLPGYATLAADNGPRACIVSADREALPALVERCAARGIECTVLAVSHGYHSALIAGARPAYQRVLEGFAFRPPTVRLVSTIDAKEYGGRPSRDYPAFLTSQFVEPVRLRQALAEAHRLGARIFIEAGPKWSLTQFTREILKGQSHGAIASIHPKVGDMEQFKRVVGHSYVNGVGQLSADAVNGETVEQVLLGLPLDGVLEPATALKIAIALGREFSVDASVARPENLVTLETIIALVEQLRTGQSAAGLAAPAPREAPAAAPAKAAAPAPAAQPVTTVQKSIALEEEVRRVLMDTVVAKTGYPEDMLEMDLDLEADLGIDTVKQVDIFARTREAFGVSRDPNRALRDFNTLRKVIEHIVERAQHASPPAAAAPAPAPAASATATAAAALAKAAVPVTVSEESSKRAGGGGGQRSVRDALFALDLRQVGAKQDELNRLGEAMASRVGVAAPDMGQVRTFGDLLQHFVKDR; from the coding sequence ATGGATGCCATCGCCGTGGTGGGATTGGGTTGCGTCCTGCCGAACGCGCACCGCGTTTCCGACTTCTGGACCAGCATCTCCACCGGAAGGATTTCACTCGCGAAGGTGCCCGCCCGCGCGTGGGACCACTCACTCTACTTCAGCCCGGATCGCACGATGCCGGACCGGGCCCACGCGGACGTGGGCGGATTCATCAACGACTTCGTCTTCGATTGGCGCAAGTACAAGGTGCCGCCGGCGGACGCACAGAACGTCCACCCCCTGCAGTGGATGATTCTCGAGGCCGGCACCCAGGCCCTCTCCGAGGTGCGCGTGCTGCCGCGGGAGACCACCGGCATCCTGCTCGGGGCCACCAGCCTGGGATGGCAGCGCGACAGCGGCATGCACATCCGCCTGGAGGACATGCTGGACGCGGTGCGCACCACGGACGAGTTCCGTGCCCTGCCCCTCACCCGGCAGCAGGAGGTGCTGGAGATCACCGCCCAGCGCCTGCGCGCGCGCCTCAAGGAGTGCAGCGACGACAACGTGGTGGGCTCCTCGGCGAGCGTGGCCGTGGGACGCATCAACATGCAGTTCGACCTCAAGGGGCTGCACTACTCGGTGGACGCGGGCTACTCCTCGGCGCTCGCGGCGCTGGACCTGGCGGTGCGCGGCCTGCGCGACGGGGAGTTCGACCTCGCGGTGGCCGGCGGCGTCAGCGAGATGCTCACGCCGCTGGAGTTCATCGCCTTCTCCAAGCTGGGAGGGCTGTCCTACAAGGGCCACGTCCGGCCCTTCTCGGATGACTCGGACGGCACGCTCCTGGGCGAGGGCGTGTCGCTCTTCGCCCTCAAGCGGTTGGAGGACGCGGAGCGGGACGGGGAGACCATCTACGCGGTGCTGCGGGGCATCGGCGGCTCCTCGGACGGGCGGGGCAAGTCGCTGGTGGCGCCCCGGCGCGAGGGACAGGCGCTCGCCATGCGCCGCGCCATCGAGGACGCGGGGGTGGACCCCACGAGCGTGCAGTACGTGGAGTGCCACGCCACGGGCACCCAGGTGGGGGATGCCAGCGAGGTCCAGGCGCTCGCGAGCATCTACACGGGCGCTCCGGGCTCCATCGCGCTCGGCTCGGTGAAGGCCAACATCGGTCACCTGCGCGCGGGCGCGGGCGCCGCCGGTCTGCTCAAGGCGGTGCTGTCGCTGCACCACGGTCAGATTCCGCCCCAGCCGGGCGTGGAGCGCGTCAACCCGAAGCTGGAGCTGGAGCGCACGCCCTTCTTCGTGCCGCGCAAGGCGCAGCCGTTCCGTCCGGGCACCACGCCGCTGGCGGCCGTGAGCTCCTTCAGCTTCGGCGGCAACAACTACCACGCGGTGCTGGAGGCCTACCGGCCGGGCCACGGCCGCACGCCCCAGCCCCGTCGCCACCAGGCCGAGCCGCTGGCCATCATCGGCATGGGCGGCATGTTCCCGGGCGCCCCCAGCGTCGAGGCCCTGTGGAAGCGGCTGCTCGAGGGCCACGACGCCACGCGCGAGGTGCCCCCGGAGCGCTGGAAGGCCGAGCGCTACTCGCACCCGGACCGCAAGGATCGCACGTACACGAAGCTGGGCTGCTGGTTGGAGAACCTGCCCTCTCCCACGCTGGAGATGCGCATTCCCCCCGCGGCGTGGGCTTCGTTGGATCCCTCGCACGTGGTGACGCTGCTGAGCGCCGAGCAGGCCCTCAAGGACGCGGGCTACGCCGCGGACAAGTGGAACCGGGAGCGGGTGGCGCTCGCGCTCGGCTTCCTGCCCTACCAGGGCATCAAGTTCCTGGCGGACACGCGCGTGCGCTGGGCGGAGTTCGCCCGCGAGCTGCGCGAGACGCTGGAGAAGTCCGGCATGCCCGAGTGGATGCGCAACGTCATCCTCAAGGGCGCCGAGGAGCGCTACAAGGCGGGCCTGCCCCCCATCAGCGAGGACAGCCTCACCGGCTACCTGGGCAGCCTCAACGCCGGGCGCATCTCCTCGCTGTATGACTTCCACGGCCCGCACATGGTGATGGACTCGGCGTGCGCCAGTTCGCTCGCCGCGCTCCACGCCGCCGCGAAGCTGCTCAACCACCGGCAGGCGGACGTGGTGCTCACCGGCGGCGTGTGGGCGGACATGTCCCCCGAGTTCTTCGTCGCCGGCTGCCGCTTCAACGCCCTGTCCTCCCGAGGCAGCTCGCCCTTCTCCGCCAACGCGGACGGCTTCGTGCCCGGCGAGGGCGCGGGAGTGCTCGTGCTCAAGCGGCTGTCGGACGCCGAGCGCGATGGCGACCGCATCCACTCCGTCATCCGCGCCATCGCCGGCTCCAGCGACGGCAAGGGCCGCTCCGTGCTGCCCCCGAGCGAGATGGGCGAGACGCTCGCCATGCGCCGCGCGCTCACCGCCGCGAACGTGCCGCCCACCAGCGTGGACTACGTGGAGTGCCACGGCACCGGCACCGCGCTGGGCGACGTGGTGGAGACCAAGTCCACCCACAACGCCTACGGCGAGGGCCGCACCCGGCCCCTGCTCATCGGCTCGGTGAAGAGCAACATCGGCCACCTCAACGCCGCGGCGGGCGTCGCGGGGATGATCAAGGTCACGCGCGCCATGCAGGAGCACCTGCTGCCCCGCTCGCTCAAGAGCGAGCCGCGCAACCCGAAGATTCCCCAGGGCCTGGAAGTGGTGACCGAGCAGCGCGAGTGGCCCGTGCCCATGGGCGGCGGCCCGCGCCGCGCCGGGGTGAGTTCGTTCGGCGTGGGCGGTTCCAACTTCCACGCCATCCTCGAGGAGTATAAGGCCCCTTCACCGCGGACCGCTGGCAAGGAGCCGGAGCCGGGGAAGAAGGAGTCGGTCAAGAAGGAGGCCGGGCCGGTGAAGGAAGCCGCGCCCATGAAGAAGGAGGAAGCGGCGGTGAAGAGGGAAGGCGAGCCGGTGAAGAAGGAGACGGAGCCCGCCGACGCGGAGCCCCGGCTCATCGCCGTGGCGGGAGCGGACGCGCGCGCGTGCCTGACGCAATTGGACCGGCTGTGCGAGGCGACGGGCGCCCTGGAGGACACGCGCCGCGTGCCCGAGGGGCCCTACCGCGTGGCCGTCACGGCGCGCACCCGCGAGGAGCTGCGCAAGAAGCGCGACTTCCTGCGCAAGGCGGTGGAGACGGGCGGGGACATGGAGTTCCTCGGCCAGTCCGGCATCTTCGCGGCCGGGCCGGACGCTCCCCTGCGCGGCGCGCCGGTGGCCATCACCTTCCCGGGCCAGGGCGGCCAGTACGCCAACATGCTGCGCCCGCTCGCGCGCGCCTACCCGGTGGTGCAAGCCACGCTGGACGAGGCGGACCGCGTCTACCTGCACCTCACCGGACGCACACTCACCTCGAGCTTCTACACCGAGGACGCCAAGGGCTACCGGCAGAACGACGAGGACATCCACGCGGCCGTCTTCCTCGTCAACGTGGCGCTCTACCGGCTGCTGCGCGCCCATGGCATCCGCGCGGACGTGCTCGTCGGACAGAGCGCGGGGGAGCTGGCGGCGCTGGTGGCCGCGGGCACCCTCACCCTGGAAGAGGGCCTGCGCGCCATCCACTCGCGCACCCTGGCCGTGCTGGAGATGCCCACGGTGGACCCGGGCCAGATGGCGGCGCTCACCTGCGCCTCCGAGCAGGTGCCCGAGCTCATCGCGGGCCTGCCCGGCTATGCCACCCTGGCGGCGGACAACGGGCCGCGCGCCTGCATCGTGTCCGCGGATCGCGAGGCCCTGCCCGCCCTGGTGGAACGCTGCGCCGCGCGTGGCATCGAATGCACCGTGCTCGCGGTGTCCCACGGCTACCACTCGGCGCTCATCGCGGGCGCGCGTCCCGCCTACCAGCGGGTGCTGGAGGGGTTCGCCTTCCGCCCGCCCACGGTGCGCCTGGTGTCCACCATCGACGCGAAGGAGTATGGCGGCCGGCCCTCGCGCGACTACCCGGCCTTCCTGACGAGCCAGTTCGTCGAGCCCGTCCGGTTGCGGCAGGCCCTCGCGGAAGCGCACCGCCTGGGCGCCCGCATCTTCATCGAAGCCGGACCCAAGTGGTCTCTCACCCAATTCACCCGGGAGATCCTCAAGGGTCAGTCCCATGGTGCCATCGCATCGATTCACCCCAAGGTAGGTGACATGGAACAGTTCAAGCGAGTCGTCGGACATTCGTACGTCAATGGCGTCGGGCAGCTCTCGGCGGACGCCGTGAACGGCGAAACCGTGGAGCAGGTGCTGCTCGGACTGCCCCTGGACGGGGTGCTCGAGCCCGCCACCGCGCTCAAGATCGCCATCGCCCTGGGCCGTGAGTTCAGCGTGGACGCCTCGGTGGCCCGGCCCGAGAACCTCGTCACCCTCGAGACGATCATCGCCCTGGTGGAGCAGCTGCGCACGGGCCAGAGCGCGGCCGGCCTCGCGGCCCCCGCCCCCCGGGAGGCTCCCGCCGCGGCCCCCGCCAAGGCCGCCGCGCCCGCTCCCGCCGCCCAGCCCGTCACGACGGTGCAGAAGTCCATCGCGCTGGAGGAGGAGGTGCGGCGCGTGCTGATGGACACCGTGGTGGCCAAGACGGGCTACCCCGAGGACATGCTGGAGATGGACCTCGACCTGGAGGCCGATCTCGGCATCGACACCGTCAAGCAGGTGGACATCTTCGCGCGCACCCGCGAGGCCTTCGGCGTCTCGCGCGACCCCAACCGCGCCCTGCGTGACTTCAACACCCTGCGCAAGGTCATCGAGCACATCGTCGAGCGCGCGCAGCACGCGAGCCCGCCGGCCGCGGCGGCTCCCGCTCCGGCTCCGGCCGCGTCGGCCACCGCCACCGCCGCGGCGGCGCTCGCCAAGGCCGCCGTGCCCGTCACCGTCTCCGAGGAGTCCTCGAAGCGCGCGGGGGGTGGGGGCGGGCAGCGCTCGGTGCGCGACGCGCTCTTCGCCCTGGACCTGCGGCAGGTGGGCGCGAAGCAGGACGAGCTGAACCGGCTGGGCGAGGCGATGGCCTCGCGGGTGGGTGTCGCCGCGCCCGACATGGGCCAGGTGCGCACCTTCGGAGACCTCCTCCAACACTTCGTGAAGGACCGCTAG